A genomic region of Metopolophium dirhodum isolate CAU chromosome 1, ASM1992520v1, whole genome shotgun sequence contains the following coding sequences:
- the LOC132937424 gene encoding uncharacterized protein LOC132937424: MPNKYKRTVGSRPYKNYSEHTLKRCLLAVKTKQMTQREAEKAFKIPRRTIINKLKAHHVQPVGRPTVFTEQEENNFVGNIHVMSEYGFPIDKTDLKFIIKSYLDRNGRHVKFFKNNLPGRTWTDNFIERHKTLSVRLASNIKRSRASVNAETLTEYINNLKITLSDVYPQNIYNYDETNLTDNPGQKKVLVKRGSKYPERICNTSKVSISLMICGNAVVDILPPYVVYKAKGLWENWTEHGPKGCRYNATTSGWFDANIFTDWFNITLLRHLKKKTGKKVVIGDNLSSHLTPEVNEKCKENDISSASWQNLQSRKN; the protein is encoded by the coding sequence atgCCTAACAAGTACAAACGAACAGTGGGTTCAAGGccctataaaaactattcagaACACACATTGAAACGTTGTTTACTTGCTGTGAAGACCAAACAAATGACTCAACGAGAAGCTGAAAAAGCCTTCAAAATTCCTCGGCGAACAatcattaacaaattaaaagCCCATCATGTACAACCTGTGGGACGTCCCACTGTATTTACTGAACAAGAGGAGAACAATTTTGTTGGAAACATTCATGTTATGAGTGAATATGGCTTTCCTATTGATAAGACTGatcttaaatttattattaagtcatATTTGGACAGAAATGGTAGgcatgttaaattttttaaaaacaatctaCCTGGTCGTACATGGACAGATAATTTCATTGAACGTCACAAAACCTTAAGTGTTCGCTTAGCTTCTAATATTAAAAGGTCAAGGGCCTCTGTAAATGCCGAAACCTTAACagagtatataaataatttaaaaataactctttCTGATGTTTAtccacaaaatatatataattatgatgagACCAACCTAACGGATAACCCTGGGCAAAAAAAAGTTCTTGTAAAAAGAGGATCAAAGTATCCTGAACGAATATGTAACACCTCAAAAGTCAGCATTAGCTTAATGATATGTGGGAATGCTGTTGTTGACATTCTTCCTCCATACGTTGTGTATAAAGCTAAAGGTCTTTGGGAGAATTGGACGGAGCATGGACCCAAAGGCTGCCGCTATAATGCCACAACTTCTGGATGGTTTGatgcaaatatttttacagattGGTTTAATATTACACTACTtcgccatttaaaaaaaaaaacaggtaaaaAAGTTGTAATTGGGGACAACTTATCATCCCATTTAACACCTGAAGTCAATGAGAAGTGTAAAGAAAATGATATATCGTCGGCTTCGTGGCAAAACCTCCAAAgtcgaaaaaattga